A section of the Quatrionicoccus australiensis genome encodes:
- the pqqE gene encoding pyrroloquinoline quinone biosynthesis protein PqqE: protein MNTPAKIGPPMWLLAEVTYRCPLHCVFCYNPVDFAKHEAELSTEDWLRVLREGRELGAVQCGFSGGEPLLRDDLEILIGEARQLGYYTNLITSGIGLTEARLDAFKAAGLDHIQLSFQDSTKEINDFLTHTRTFDLKQKVGEMIKARGWPMVMNVVIHRLNIDHIGRIIEMADELGAEYLELANAQYYSWALLNRDQLMPSREQLRRAEAITNEWKEKLAERMRILFVVPDYHEGKPKKCMNGWGNVFLTVTPDGTALPCHTARMLPGLSFPNVRDSSLREIWYESEGFNHYRGTGWMKKPCRDCDHKEEDLGGCRCQAYLLAGDADAADPVCPKSPHHEIVSSALENASRPERQTQALIFRDPKESRRLCQEGETPVSGV from the coding sequence ATGAATACCCCGGCCAAAATCGGCCCGCCGATGTGGCTGCTCGCCGAAGTCACCTACCGCTGCCCGCTGCACTGCGTGTTCTGCTACAACCCGGTCGATTTCGCCAAACATGAAGCCGAACTGAGCACCGAAGACTGGCTGCGCGTGCTGCGCGAAGGGCGCGAGCTCGGCGCCGTGCAGTGCGGCTTTTCCGGTGGCGAACCGCTGCTCCGCGACGATCTGGAGATACTCATCGGCGAAGCCCGCCAGCTCGGCTACTACACCAACCTGATCACCTCCGGCATCGGTCTCACCGAAGCGCGCCTCGACGCCTTCAAGGCGGCCGGCCTCGATCACATCCAGCTCTCCTTCCAGGACTCAACCAAGGAGATCAACGATTTCCTGACCCACACGCGCACCTTCGACCTCAAGCAAAAGGTCGGCGAAATGATCAAGGCGCGCGGCTGGCCGATGGTCATGAACGTTGTCATCCATCGCCTGAACATCGACCACATCGGCCGCATCATCGAAATGGCCGACGAACTCGGTGCCGAATACCTCGAACTCGCCAACGCCCAGTACTACTCGTGGGCGCTGCTCAACCGCGACCAGCTGATGCCGTCGCGCGAGCAATTACGCCGCGCCGAGGCCATCACCAATGAATGGAAGGAAAAGCTGGCCGAACGCATGCGCATCCTTTTCGTCGTCCCCGACTACCACGAAGGCAAACCGAAGAAATGCATGAACGGCTGGGGCAACGTCTTCCTGACCGTAACGCCGGACGGCACGGCGCTACCCTGCCACACCGCCCGCATGCTGCCCGGCCTGAGCTTCCCGAACGTCCGCGACAGCAGCCTGCGCGAGATCTGGTACGAATCAGAAGGCTTCAACCACTACCGCGGCACCGGCTGGATGAAAAAGCCCTGCCGCGACTGCGACCACAAGGAAGAAGACCTCGGCGGCTGCCGCTGCCAGGCCTACCTGCTCGCCGGCGATGCCGACGCCGCCGACCCCGTCTGCCCGAAAAGCCCGCACCATGAAATCGTCAGCAGCGCGCTGGAAAATGCCTCCCGGCCCGAACGCCAGACGCAAGCCCTGATTTTCCGCGACCCAAAGGAAAGCCGGCGCTTATGCCAGGAAGGGGAAACGCCAGTTTCGGGGGTCTGA
- the hpnD gene encoding presqualene diphosphate synthase HpnD: protein MSPEQYCQEKCASSGSSFYYSFLFLPQERRRAIMALYAFCREVDDVVDECNDISLASTKLTWWRQEIERVADGQPQHPVGQALQAVNRDFNLPKEQLLEIIDGMEMDLQQTRYLDFKGLSLYCYRVASVVGLLAAAIFGYQDRQTQKYAHDLGMAFQLTNIIRDVGEDARRGRIYIPMDELKRFNVPAADILNAKYSDNFTALMQFQTERAEQYYAQAFALLPAVDRKSQRPGLIMAAIYRTLLDEIRRENFQVLHQRISLTPVRKIWIACKTWIAG, encoded by the coding sequence ATGAGCCCCGAACAATATTGCCAGGAGAAGTGCGCCAGCAGCGGCTCCTCCTTCTACTACAGCTTCCTCTTCCTGCCGCAGGAACGCCGGCGCGCCATCATGGCGCTCTATGCCTTCTGCCGCGAGGTCGATGACGTCGTCGACGAATGCAACGACATCTCGCTCGCCTCGACCAAACTCACCTGGTGGCGCCAGGAAATCGAACGCGTCGCCGACGGCCAGCCGCAACACCCGGTCGGCCAGGCGCTGCAAGCGGTCAACCGCGACTTCAACCTGCCCAAGGAACAGTTGCTGGAAATCATCGACGGCATGGAGATGGACCTGCAACAGACGCGCTACCTCGACTTCAAGGGCCTGTCGCTTTACTGCTACCGCGTCGCCAGCGTCGTCGGCCTGCTCGCCGCCGCGATCTTCGGCTACCAGGACCGGCAGACGCAAAAATACGCGCACGATCTCGGCATGGCCTTCCAGCTCACCAACATCATCCGCGACGTCGGCGAAGATGCCCGGCGCGGCCGCATCTACATCCCGATGGATGAACTGAAGCGCTTCAACGTGCCGGCCGCCGACATTCTCAATGCCAAGTATTCGGACAATTTCACGGCCCTGATGCAGTTCCAGACCGAGCGTGCCGAACAATATTACGCCCAGGCTTTTGCCCTGCTGCCGGCCGTCGACCGTAAAAGCCAGCGGCCCGGCCTGATCATGGCGGCGATTTACCGCACCCTGCTCGACGAGATCCGCCGCGAGAACTTCCAGGTCCTGCACCAGCGCATTTCGCTGACGCCGGTGCGCAAGATATGGATCGCCTGCAAGACCTGGATTGCCGGCTAA
- the mnmH gene encoding tRNA 2-selenouridine(34) synthase MnmH, with product MKQPRPTLADLAAYDEIIDVRSPAEFAEDHIPGAISCPVLDDAQRAQVGTIYKQVSPFEAKKIGAALVAENIARHLRERFLDRPKHWKPLIYCWRGGDRSGSMTTIFRAIGWHAGQLDGGYKTWRTHVLARLGELPQNFDFRVLCGATGNAKTRILQAIAAAGEQVIDLETLASHKGSVLGVLPDQPQPAQKGFETALLQALTALDPSRPVYVEAESRKIGQLHLPDALLAAMRSGECLQVEADIESRVEFLLRDYDYFLTDPDFLIGRLETLRSLLCRELLNRWQQLARDAEWPTLVRELLAEHYDPLYRRSQARSFAGIETSLKFAASDLSTAGVASLAERIVQSRTAQTA from the coding sequence ATGAAACAGCCCCGCCCCACGCTTGCCGATCTCGCGGCCTACGACGAGATCATCGATGTCCGCTCGCCCGCCGAGTTTGCCGAAGACCACATCCCGGGCGCGATCAGTTGCCCGGTGCTCGACGACGCACAACGCGCCCAGGTCGGCACCATCTACAAACAGGTGTCGCCCTTCGAAGCCAAGAAGATCGGCGCCGCGCTCGTTGCGGAGAACATCGCGCGCCACCTGCGCGAACGCTTTCTCGACCGGCCCAAACACTGGAAGCCGCTGATCTACTGCTGGCGCGGCGGCGACCGCAGTGGTTCGATGACCACCATTTTCCGCGCCATCGGTTGGCATGCCGGGCAACTCGATGGCGGCTACAAGACCTGGCGCACGCATGTCCTGGCCCGCCTCGGTGAACTGCCGCAAAACTTCGATTTCCGTGTTCTGTGCGGCGCCACCGGCAATGCCAAGACGCGCATCCTGCAGGCGATCGCGGCCGCCGGCGAGCAGGTCATCGATCTCGAAACCCTGGCCAGCCACAAGGGATCGGTGCTCGGCGTCCTGCCCGACCAGCCGCAGCCGGCACAAAAAGGCTTCGAAACTGCCCTGCTGCAAGCCTTGACCGCGCTCGACCCAAGCCGTCCGGTCTATGTCGAAGCGGAAAGCCGCAAGATCGGCCAGTTGCATCTGCCGGATGCCCTGCTTGCCGCCATGCGCAGCGGCGAATGCCTGCAGGTCGAAGCCGATATCGAGTCGCGTGTCGAATTCCTGCTGCGCGACTACGACTATTTCCTGACCGATCCGGATTTCCTGATCGGCCGCCTGGAAACCCTGCGCTCACTGCTCTGCCGCGAACTGCTCAACCGCTGGCAGCAACTGGCGCGCGATGCCGAATGGCCAACCCTGGTGCGCGAACTGCTGGCGGAACATTACGATCCGCTTTACCGCCGCTCGCAGGCCCGCAGTTTTGCCGGCATCGAAACATCCCTGAAATTTGCCGCCAGCGACCTGTCGACCGCTGGCGTCGCCAGCCTGGCCGAACGCATCGTTCAGTCGCGCACGGCGCAGACCGCCTGA
- the pqqB gene encoding pyrroloquinoline quinone biosynthesis protein PqqB, with protein sequence MKLIILGASAGGGFPQWNCNCRNCAGLRDGSVRAKPRTQSSICVSADDGRDWALLNASPDILQQIKATPELQPNRALRDTGIGGILLVDGQIDHATGLFMLREQKSKMPLWCAEPVYEDLTTGNPVLRVLEHYCGVEHHDLPLDGSAFNMPKVAGLEFSVLPLSSKAAPYSPHREASVDGDNVGVSITDKCSGRKLFYAPGLGARTAEVHARMVEADCVMVDGTFWTDDEMIVAGLSTKTARDIGHLPQSGPGGMMDWLDELPKHVRKILIHINNTNPILDENSPQRAELTRRSIEVAEDGTRITI encoded by the coding sequence ATGAAACTGATCATTCTCGGCGCCTCGGCCGGCGGCGGCTTCCCGCAGTGGAACTGCAATTGCCGCAACTGTGCCGGCCTGCGCGACGGCAGTGTCCGCGCCAAGCCGCGCACCCAGTCATCGATCTGCGTCAGCGCCGACGACGGCAGGGACTGGGCCCTGCTCAACGCCTCGCCCGACATCCTGCAGCAGATCAAGGCAACGCCCGAACTGCAGCCCAACCGTGCCCTGCGCGATACCGGCATCGGCGGCATCCTGCTCGTCGACGGCCAGATCGACCACGCCACCGGTCTCTTCATGCTGCGCGAGCAGAAATCCAAGATGCCGCTGTGGTGCGCCGAGCCGGTCTACGAAGACCTGACCACCGGCAACCCGGTGCTGCGCGTGCTTGAGCATTACTGCGGCGTCGAGCATCACGACCTGCCGCTCGATGGCTCAGCCTTTAACATGCCGAAAGTGGCCGGCCTCGAGTTCTCGGTGCTACCGCTGTCCAGCAAGGCCGCGCCCTACTCGCCGCACCGCGAAGCCTCGGTCGATGGCGACAACGTCGGCGTCAGCATCACCGACAAGTGCAGCGGCCGCAAACTATTTTACGCCCCGGGCCTCGGCGCCCGGACGGCTGAAGTGCACGCCCGCATGGTCGAAGCCGATTGCGTGATGGTCGACGGCACCTTCTGGACCGACGACGAAATGATCGTCGCCGGCTTGTCCACCAAGACCGCCCGCGACATCGGCCACCTGCCGCAATCCGGCCCCGGCGGCATGATGGACTGGCTGGACGAGCTGCCGAAACACGTGCGCAAGATCCTCATCCACATCAACAACACCAATCCCATCCTCGACGAAAACTCGCCGCAGCGCGCCGAACTGACCCGGCGCAGCATCGAGGTCGCCGAAGACGGCACCCGCATCACCATCTAA
- a CDS encoding class I SAM-dependent methyltransferase: MTGSLNEMPQIIPASPWVERHCPLIPAGGRVLDLACGSGRHVRLLAGRGHPVLAVDRNGEALAALAGLSNVETRLLDLEGEAWPLAGERFVGIVVTNYLWRPHLPDVLAMLASGGVLIYETFMQGNAAYGKPSSPQFLLQPGELSAQVKAAGLREIAFTEGYVEQPRPAMIQAVCAVRD; this comes from the coding sequence ATGACAGGCTCCTTGAACGAAATGCCGCAAATCATACCTGCTTCGCCCTGGGTCGAACGACATTGCCCGCTGATCCCTGCCGGTGGTCGTGTGCTTGATCTGGCCTGCGGCAGCGGCCGCCACGTCCGCCTGCTGGCCGGGCGCGGCCATCCGGTGCTGGCGGTCGATCGCAATGGCGAAGCCTTGGCTGCTCTGGCCGGCTTGAGCAATGTCGAAACCCGCCTGCTCGACCTCGAAGGCGAGGCCTGGCCGCTCGCTGGCGAGCGCTTTGTCGGTATCGTCGTCACCAACTACCTGTGGCGGCCGCATCTGCCGGATGTGCTGGCCATGCTGGCGTCGGGCGGCGTGCTGATCTACGAAACCTTCATGCAGGGCAACGCGGCCTACGGCAAGCCGTCCAGCCCGCAGTTCCTGCTGCAGCCGGGCGAGTTGTCAGCCCAAGTTAAGGCGGCCGGTTTGCGCGAGATTGCCTTCACCGAAGGCTACGTCGAGCAGCCGCGGCCAGCGATGATTCAGGCGGTCTGCGCCGTGCGCGACTGA
- the pqqD gene encoding pyrroloquinoline quinone biosynthesis peptide chaperone PqqD — protein sequence MDGTPRLGHGFRFQWEPAQQCHVLLYPEGMIKLNQSGGEILARCDGQRDIAAIVADLETAFSASGLRGDVEAFLAMAIEKRWLRLDSGALA from the coding sequence ATGGACGGCACACCGCGCCTCGGCCATGGCTTCCGCTTCCAGTGGGAGCCAGCGCAGCAATGCCATGTGCTGCTCTACCCGGAAGGGATGATCAAGCTAAACCAGAGCGGCGGCGAGATCCTCGCCCGCTGCGACGGCCAGCGCGACATTGCGGCCATCGTTGCCGACCTTGAAACAGCCTTTTCAGCCAGCGGCTTGCGCGGCGACGTCGAGGCCTTTCTCGCCATGGCCATCGAAAAGCGCTGGCTGCGCCTCGACAGCGGAGCCCTGGCATGA
- a CDS encoding ABC transporter ATP-binding protein, with protein sequence MAGQPVVEVVGLGKTVDNGGEPLIILQDISFSVMPGETVAIVGASGSGKSTLLGLLAGLDVPSAGAIRLDGLALASLDEDARAVQRGKLLGFVFQSFQLLPSLTALENVMLPLELAGAKASTATAQSWLERVGLSHRLKHYPKHLSGGEQQRVALARAFAPAPRLVLADEPTGNLDAATGQQIIDLMFELNEKEGTTLILVTHDEAIAARCGRILRIQSGRLAD encoded by the coding sequence ATGGCAGGACAACCAGTCGTTGAAGTGGTGGGTTTGGGCAAGACCGTCGATAACGGTGGCGAGCCGCTGATCATTCTGCAGGATATTTCCTTTTCGGTCATGCCGGGCGAAACGGTGGCGATCGTTGGGGCCTCGGGTTCCGGCAAGTCGACGCTGCTCGGCTTGCTTGCCGGCCTGGACGTGCCGAGCGCCGGCGCAATCCGTCTCGACGGCCTGGCCCTGGCCAGCCTCGACGAGGATGCACGCGCCGTGCAGCGCGGCAAATTGCTCGGTTTCGTCTTCCAGTCATTCCAGTTGCTGCCTTCGCTGACCGCGCTGGAAAACGTCATGCTGCCGCTGGAATTGGCCGGTGCGAAGGCGTCGACCGCTACGGCGCAGAGCTGGCTGGAGCGGGTCGGCCTGAGCCACCGCCTCAAGCATTATCCGAAACACCTGTCCGGCGGCGAGCAGCAACGCGTCGCCCTGGCCCGCGCCTTCGCTCCTGCGCCGCGCCTGGTCCTGGCCGACGAGCCGACCGGCAATCTCGACGCCGCGACCGGGCAACAGATCATCGACCTGATGTTCGAGCTCAATGAGAAGGAAGGCACGACGCTGATCTTGGTCACGCACGACGAGGCGATTGCAGCGCGTTGCGGCCGCATCCTGCGTATCCAGTCCGGGCGACTGGCTGACTGA
- a CDS encoding OsmC family protein gives MSDLVIVAENGQGRYQQEVRVGQHRLLADEPVSVGGGDAGPAPFDFLMAGLGACTSMTLRMYAERKELPLTGIKVTLSHEKIEVDGKPRDQIKREITLEGELSDTQRQRLLEIAGKCPVHRALSQSLHLELSLVE, from the coding sequence ATGTCGGATCTCGTCATCGTTGCAGAAAATGGTCAGGGAAGATACCAGCAGGAGGTCCGCGTCGGCCAGCACCGGCTGCTCGCCGATGAACCGGTCAGCGTCGGCGGCGGCGATGCCGGCCCGGCCCCGTTCGATTTCCTGATGGCCGGCCTGGGTGCCTGCACCTCGATGACGCTGCGCATGTACGCCGAACGCAAGGAACTGCCGCTAACCGGCATCAAGGTGACACTCAGCCACGAAAAAATCGAGGTCGATGGCAAGCCGCGCGACCAGATCAAGCGCGAGATCACCCTGGAAGGTGAACTCAGCGACACACAACGCCAGCGCCTGCTGGAAATTGCCGGGAAATGCCCGGTCCACCGCGCCCTTTCCCAGTCGCTGCACCTCGAATTGTCGCTGGTTGAATAA
- the pqqC gene encoding pyrroloquinoline-quinone synthase PqqC, whose product MIRADILAESHDADDGRPAWSREEFEAQLRENGKAYHIHHPFNVMLNTGHATPEQIRGWVANRYYYQIAIPVKDAAIMANCPDREVRRGWVQRILDHDGFEYGLPNGEKMVDLGGIEAWIRLGEAVGLTREEIIDLRHVLPGVRFAVDAYINFARRAPWQEAVCSSLTELFAPVIHLQRLATWPGHYPWIESSGLQYFRNRTSQAPRDVIQGLNVTLDYFRTRAMQERAVQILKFKLDILWSMNDVMGQHYGTNGVTAERKVA is encoded by the coding sequence ATGATCCGAGCCGACATCCTTGCCGAATCCCACGACGCCGACGACGGCCGCCCGGCCTGGAGCCGCGAAGAATTCGAAGCGCAATTGCGCGAGAACGGCAAGGCCTATCACATCCACCATCCGTTCAACGTCATGCTCAATACCGGCCACGCCACGCCCGAGCAGATTCGCGGCTGGGTGGCCAACCGCTACTACTACCAGATCGCCATTCCAGTGAAGGACGCGGCGATCATGGCCAACTGTCCGGACCGCGAAGTACGCCGCGGCTGGGTGCAGCGCATCCTCGACCATGACGGCTTCGAATACGGACTGCCGAATGGCGAGAAGATGGTCGATCTGGGCGGCATCGAAGCCTGGATACGCCTCGGTGAAGCCGTCGGCCTGACCCGCGAGGAAATTATCGACCTGCGCCACGTGCTGCCCGGCGTCCGCTTCGCCGTCGACGCCTACATCAACTTCGCCCGCCGCGCCCCGTGGCAAGAGGCCGTCTGCTCGTCGCTGACCGAACTGTTCGCCCCGGTCATCCACCTCCAGCGCCTGGCCACCTGGCCTGGGCACTACCCGTGGATCGAGTCGTCCGGCCTGCAATATTTCCGCAACCGGACCAGCCAGGCGCCGCGCGACGTCATCCAGGGCCTCAATGTCACGCTCGACTACTTCCGCACCCGCGCCATGCAGGAACGCGCCGTGCAGATCCTCAAGTTCAAGCTCGACATCCTGTGGTCGATGAACGACGTCATGGGCCAGCACTACGGCACCAACGGGGTCACCGCCGAACGGAAAGTCGCCTGA
- the hpnE gene encoding hydroxysqualene dehydroxylase HpnE, which produces MKVAVIGGGWAGLAAAVELTAGGTATTLFEAGRVLGGRARSATIDGRELDNGQHILLGAYRETLALMHQVGADPATLLERRPLQVRDNSGFRMALPHLPAPLNLAWGLLAARGVGFAEKLRTALWMDGIKRQQFRLETDTTVAAWLDAAGQTGALRRHLWEPLCLAALNTPPERASAQLFANVLRDSLGSPRRADTDLLLPRANLGRLLPEPAAAWLQAHGAEIRLKTRVDRLETTSDGVLVDGQPFAGVVIACAAQHVAMLWPEAATAYDYEPIATIYLQFSPETRLDFPLVSQLGNHGQWVVDRQGGLLACILSGHGDWEALTDEALADELESELNLTTKASWRKVIREKRATFSGRPDIARPACTTSHPAVFLAGDYTWADYPATLEGAVRSGRRAAQHLLKI; this is translated from the coding sequence ATGAAAGTCGCAGTCATCGGCGGCGGCTGGGCCGGTCTCGCGGCAGCAGTCGAGCTGACCGCCGGCGGCACCGCCACGACCCTGTTCGAAGCCGGCCGCGTGCTCGGTGGCCGGGCGCGCAGTGCGACGATAGACGGGCGCGAACTCGACAACGGCCAGCACATCCTGCTCGGTGCCTATCGCGAAACGCTCGCCCTGATGCATCAGGTCGGCGCCGATCCCGCCACACTCCTCGAACGCCGGCCGCTGCAGGTACGCGACAACAGCGGCTTTCGCATGGCGCTGCCGCATCTGCCGGCGCCGCTCAACCTGGCCTGGGGCCTGCTCGCGGCACGCGGCGTCGGTTTTGCGGAAAAACTGCGCACCGCGCTGTGGATGGACGGCATCAAGCGGCAGCAATTCCGGCTTGAAACCGACACCACGGTCGCCGCCTGGCTCGACGCCGCCGGCCAGACCGGCGCGCTGCGCCGCCACCTGTGGGAACCGCTCTGCCTCGCGGCGCTCAATACGCCGCCCGAGCGCGCCTCGGCGCAACTATTCGCCAACGTCCTGCGCGATAGCCTGGGCAGCCCGCGCCGCGCCGATACCGACCTGCTGCTGCCGCGCGCCAATCTCGGCCGCCTGCTGCCGGAACCGGCCGCCGCCTGGCTGCAGGCACACGGCGCTGAAATTCGCCTGAAAACACGCGTCGACCGTCTGGAAACCACCAGCGATGGCGTTCTTGTCGACGGCCAGCCTTTCGCCGGCGTCGTCATCGCCTGCGCCGCGCAACATGTCGCCATGCTCTGGCCGGAAGCGGCGACCGCTTACGACTACGAGCCGATCGCCACGATCTACCTGCAATTCAGCCCGGAAACGCGCCTCGATTTTCCGCTCGTCAGCCAGCTGGGAAATCACGGCCAGTGGGTCGTCGACCGCCAGGGCGGACTGCTCGCCTGCATCCTGAGCGGCCATGGCGATTGGGAGGCACTGACTGACGAGGCGCTCGCCGACGAACTGGAAAGCGAGCTCAACCTCACCACAAAGGCCAGCTGGCGCAAGGTGATCCGTGAAAAACGGGCAACTTTTTCCGGTCGACCGGATATCGCCCGCCCCGCCTGCACAACCAGCCATCCCGCCGTTTTCCTCGCCGGCGACTACACCTGGGCCGATTACCCGGCGACGCTGGAAGGCGCCGTACGCAGCGGCCGCCGCGCCGCGCAGCACCTGCTCAAAATCTGA
- the pqqA gene encoding pyrroloquinoline quinone precursor peptide PqqA, translated as MKWETPTACDFRFGFEITMYIAAR; from the coding sequence ATGAAATGGGAAACCCCGACCGCTTGTGACTTCCGCTTCGGCTTTGAAATCACGATGTACATCGCCGCCCGCTAA
- a CDS encoding arylesterase encodes MRLALFLLVLLFSTLPAQAAKTVLVMGDSLSAGYGIRPEQAWPALLDKRLAEKRLDYSVANLSISGETTAGGRARLAAALRQYQPAVVVIALGANDGLRGLQLVQMRDNLSAMTTAAQAAGARVLLAGMRLPPNYGPYAEEFRSSFATVAGSRKAALLPFLLEPVASQQSLFQADNLHPTAAAQPLILDHVWPALLPLLK; translated from the coding sequence ATGCGGCTCGCTCTCTTCCTGTTGGTCCTGCTCTTTTCCACGCTCCCGGCCCAGGCCGCCAAGACCGTCCTGGTCATGGGTGACTCACTGTCGGCCGGTTACGGCATTCGCCCGGAACAAGCCTGGCCGGCCCTGCTCGACAAACGCCTGGCGGAAAAACGCCTTGATTATAGCGTCGCCAACCTGTCGATCTCCGGCGAAACCACGGCCGGCGGGCGCGCCCGGCTCGCCGCCGCCCTGCGCCAATACCAGCCGGCCGTCGTCGTCATCGCACTCGGCGCCAACGACGGGCTGCGCGGCCTGCAACTGGTCCAGATGCGCGACAACCTCAGCGCCATGACAACCGCCGCCCAGGCCGCCGGCGCGCGCGTGCTGCTCGCCGGCATGCGCCTGCCGCCCAATTACGGGCCGTACGCTGAGGAATTCCGCAGCAGTTTCGCGACCGTGGCAGGTAGCCGAAAGGCGGCGCTGCTGCCTTTCCTGCTCGAACCGGTTGCCAGCCAGCAGTCGCTGTTTCAGGCCGATAACCTGCATCCGACCGCCGCCGCACAGCCTTTAATCCTCGATCACGTCTGGCCGGCCCTGCTCCCCTTGCTAAAATAG
- the hpnC gene encoding squalene synthase HpnC, producing MPVEHYENFPVASLLVPARLRRPIEVIYRFARSADDIADEGEATPPERLAALAAYQAELDRIASGQPPQTALFVDLAAVIAQHALPIQLFRDLLDAFAQDVVKKRYADYPELLDYCRRSANPVGRLVLHLFGRTEPEHLEQSDCICSALQLINFWQDVAVDWQKDRVYIPQTDLPHFRISEADIAAGRWSAEWAALMDFEIDRASRLMQLGAPLVHALPGRLGWEIRLTVQGGLRILERLRQVRGDVFHRRPKLGKADWLVLAVRAFRM from the coding sequence ATGCCCGTCGAACATTACGAAAACTTCCCGGTTGCCTCACTGCTCGTGCCGGCCCGCCTGCGCCGGCCGATCGAGGTCATCTATCGCTTTGCGCGCAGCGCCGACGACATTGCCGACGAAGGCGAGGCGACGCCGCCCGAGCGCCTGGCCGCTCTCGCCGCCTACCAGGCCGAGCTCGACCGGATCGCCAGCGGTCAACCGCCGCAAACTGCCCTTTTTGTCGATCTCGCCGCCGTCATCGCGCAGCACGCACTGCCCATCCAGCTTTTCCGCGACCTGCTTGACGCCTTTGCGCAGGATGTCGTCAAGAAACGCTATGCCGATTACCCGGAACTGCTCGACTACTGCCGCCGCTCGGCCAATCCGGTCGGCCGCCTGGTGCTGCACCTGTTCGGGCGCACCGAGCCGGAACACCTGGAACAGTCGGACTGCATCTGCAGCGCGCTGCAATTGATCAATTTCTGGCAGGACGTGGCGGTCGACTGGCAAAAAGACCGCGTTTACATCCCGCAGACCGATTTGCCGCATTTCAGGATCAGCGAAGCCGACATCGCCGCCGGGCGCTGGTCGGCCGAGTGGGCGGCCCTGATGGATTTCGAGATCGACCGCGCCAGTCGCCTGATGCAGCTCGGCGCGCCGCTCGTCCACGCCCTGCCCGGCCGGCTCGGCTGGGAAATCCGCCTGACCGTGCAGGGCGGGCTGCGCATCCTCGAACGCCTGCGCCAGGTGCGCGGCGACGTCTTCCACCGCCGACCCAAGCTCGGCAAGGCGGACTGGCTGGTTCTCGCCGTCCGCGCCTTTAGAATGTGA
- a CDS encoding alpha/beta fold hydrolase, whose translation MNQCVRYLSPASLPISAAWLPVAGGHRLYVEEHGEPDGIPVLVLHGGPGSGNSRAHLQFFAAGRYRVVLPDQRGAGRSEPAGCCEYNTTVDLLDDIESLRRALGFERWLVVGGSWGATLGLLYAAAHQQCVGGLLLRNPFLARACDFDAFFGGQKAHFPLAWHAWEKLGAPGAPGAMLPWLVEEFATAGSVRLQSLVEAWHGWESALSGSPVRSLSAGEIAGLLQRYRLQCHYFGQSCFLPDNAVFSAAVSVAAAGLPVRVVQGMSDLVCPPAGASALLERLPSATCDGVPGVGHDPFAPAMQGAMRAALAHLAAGWR comes from the coding sequence ATGAATCAGTGCGTGCGTTATCTTTCACCCGCCTCCTTGCCAATATCTGCCGCATGGTTGCCGGTTGCCGGCGGCCACCGGCTTTATGTCGAAGAGCATGGCGAGCCGGACGGAATTCCTGTGCTGGTCCTGCACGGCGGGCCGGGTTCGGGCAATTCGCGGGCGCACCTGCAGTTTTTTGCCGCCGGGCGTTATCGCGTCGTTCTGCCTGACCAGCGGGGCGCTGGGCGCAGCGAGCCGGCCGGTTGTTGCGAGTACAACACGACGGTCGACCTGCTCGATGACATCGAAAGTCTGCGCCGTGCTCTTGGCTTCGAGCGCTGGCTGGTCGTTGGCGGCTCCTGGGGAGCTACGCTCGGACTGCTCTATGCGGCAGCCCATCAGCAATGCGTCGGCGGACTCCTGTTGCGCAATCCCTTTCTGGCGCGGGCCTGCGATTTCGATGCCTTCTTCGGCGGGCAGAAGGCGCACTTCCCGCTTGCCTGGCACGCCTGGGAAAAGCTCGGGGCACCGGGCGCGCCCGGCGCCATGTTGCCCTGGCTGGTCGAAGAGTTTGCAACCGCTGGCAGTGTACGACTGCAGTCATTGGTCGAGGCTTGGCACGGTTGGGAGAGCGCGCTTAGCGGCAGTCCGGTACGCAGCTTGTCGGCTGGCGAGATTGCTGGGCTATTGCAACGATACCGCCTGCAATGCCATTACTTCGGTCAATCCTGCTTCCTGCCGGACAATGCGGTGTTTTCTGCTGCCGTGTCTGTCGCGGCGGCGGGGCTTCCGGTTCGCGTCGTGCAAGGCATGAGCGATCTGGTCTGCCCGCCAGCTGGTGCATCCGCGTTGCTGGAGCGTCTGCCGTCCGCAACTTGCGACGGGGTGCCCGGGGTCGGTCACGATCCGTTTGCGCCGGCAATGCAAGGGGCGATGCGTGCCGCTCTGGCGCACCTGGCGGCCGGTTGGCGGTGA